The Branchiostoma floridae strain S238N-H82 chromosome 8, Bfl_VNyyK, whole genome shotgun sequence genome has a segment encoding these proteins:
- the LOC118422019 gene encoding complement C1q tumor necrosis factor-related protein 5-like, giving the protein MSHQGKPGERGAAGAPGVQGPAGPTGEKGDTGERGPAGETGTPGEDAPAPTVVAFSVARTDDMVSSPSSNKVVTYNVIITNLGDGYDRSTGKFTATVAGTYFFTFNGITFFLDDASYYLRLVKDGEFVVGLYEKNGPFEEHQASSNNAIVRLEAGEQVWVELGKGGHGLHSAYHRYLTFNGFLIGTGQE; this is encoded by the exons ATGA GTCACCAAGGTAAACCAGGTGAGAGGGGCGCGGCAGGTGCACCAGGTGTGCAGGGCCCTGCCGGACCTACAGGTGAGAAGGGAGACACAGGTGAGCGGGGACCGGCAGGTGAGACGGGCACACCTGGCGAGGACGCACCTGCACCGACCGTCGTGGCGTTTTCCGTGGCGAGAACTGATGATATGGTGTCGTCGCCATCCTCCAACAAG GTGGTGACGTACAACGTGATTATAACCAACCTGGGCGATGGGTACGACAGGAGCACGGGCAAGTTCACGGCCACGGTCGCGGGGACGTACTTCTTCACGTTCAACGGCATCACGTTCTTCCTTGACGACGCCAGCTACTACCTGCGGCTGGTGAAGGACGGGGAGTTCGTGGTCGGGCTGTACGAGAAGAACGGGCCGTTCGAGGAGCACCAGGCCAGCAGTAACAACGCCATCGTGCGGCTGGAGGCGGGAGAGCAGGTCTGGGTGGAGCTGGGAAAGGGAGGCCACGGTCTGCACAGTGCCTACCACCGGTATCTTACGTTTAACGGGTTCCTTATCGGTACAGGGCAGGAATAG
- the LOC118422020 gene encoding tetratricopeptide repeat protein 28-like, producing MGKNEEEQDYHRLGLSHYEKGEYESALERFLQDLEIQHARGDTANLITTHIDVAKTCLLLEKTDAATHHFSTALQMAQQTGDLHGQMRVYFYMGEIQDQLHSPRTAIQYYEQYLTLARHLGDRREEGLAYNRLGRAHDKKGELHEALEWYQKSLNIQKDDGDKKAQITQHINMGDTYRLLGKLDQAKSHFSTALQMAQQTGDLHGQMRVYYWIGDMQREQLHSPRTAIRYYEQYLALARQLGDRREEGLAYNKLGLAHDAVKEYAAALEWHLMGLELSEERGDNKHQVTAHIHVGNVYSLLGKMDQATSHFDTALQMAQQTGDLHGQMEVYFYMGEMQRDQFNSPTTVIQFYEQALALARQLGDRHWEGLMYNGLGQAQYGMGEYGTALESVKQELKIRQEIGDKAYLLTAHENMAGSYKALGKPDLARSHYQSALTIAKETGNKQKQEDIAKGLDSL from the coding sequence ATGGGCAAGAATGAGGAAGAACAGGATTACCACCGACTGGGATTGTCTCATTACGAGAAGGGGGAGTACGAGTCAGCCTTGGAGCGGTTCCTGCAGGACCTGGAGATACAACACGCCAGAGGAGACACGGCAAACCTGATAACAACACACATTGATGTGGCTAAAACGTGTCTGCTACTTGAGAAAACCGATGCGGCTACTCATCACTTCAGCACAGCCTTACAGATGGCACAGCAGACTGGCGATCTACATGGACAGATGAGGGTTTACTTCTACATGGGTGAGATACAGGACCAACTCCACTCCCCACGTACAGCCATCCAGTACTATGAACAGTACCTCACACTAGCCAGGCATTTGGGGGACAGGCGTGAGGAGGGACTGGCTTACAACCGATTGGGACGCGCCCATGATAAGAAGGGAGAGTTACATGAGGCTCTGGAGTGGTACCAGAAATCCCTGAACATACAAAAAGATGATGGTGACAAAAAAGCACAGATAACACAACACATAAATATGGGAGATACATACAGGTTACTGGGTAAACTGGACCAGGCGAAATCCCACTTCAGCACAGCCTTACAGATGGCACAGCAGACAGGGGATCTACATGGACAGATGAGGGTTTACTACTGGATTGGTGACATGCAGAGGGAACAACTCCACTCCCCACGTACAGCCATACGGTATTATGAACAGTATCTGGCACTGGCCAGGCAGTTGGGGGACAGGCGTGAGGAGGGACTGGCTTACAACAAACTGGGACTGGCCCACGATGCCGTTAAAGAGTATGCAGCAGCCCTGGAGTGGCATCTGATGGGCCTAGAACTGAGTGAAGAAAGAGGAGACAATAAACACCAGGTGACAGCACACATACACGTGGGCAATGTGTACAGCTTATTGGGTAAAATGGACCAAGCAACATCCCACTTCGACACAGCCTTACAGATGGCACAGCAGACAGGGGATCTACATGGACAGATGGAGGTTTACTTCTACATGGGTGAGATGCAGAGGGACCAATTCAATTCCCCAACTACAGTCATTCAGTTTTATGAACAGGCTCTCGCACTAGCCAGGCAGTTAGGGGACAGGCATTGGGAGGGGCTGATGTACAACGGTCTGGGACAGGCGCAGTATGGAATGGGGGAGTATGGGACAGCTTTGGAGTCAGTGAAACAGGAACTGAAAATACGACAGGAAATAGGAGACAAGGCGTACCTACTCACAGCACATGAGAATATGGCTGGTTCCTACAAGGCACTGGGTAAACCGGACCTAGCAAGATCTCACTATCAATCAGCGCTGACCATCGCCAAGGAgacaggaaacaaacaaaaacaggagGACATTGCCAAAGGACTGGATAGTCTGTAG